A region of Streptomyces sp. TG1A-60 DNA encodes the following proteins:
- a CDS encoding helix-turn-helix transcriptional regulator, which translates to MDEQPEAVQRPPSLGEAGGAGALDRRAELSEFLRSRRARLKPEDVGLPAFGRQRRVPGLRREELAQLAGVSVAYYTRLEQGNGRNVSAEVLDAIARALRLNDAEHAHLTHLAKPKSHKKKRSARPQQVRGALRQLIDALDGVPAYVTGRRSDILVWNRMAAAVFGDWSELPAQERNWARLVFLRPAYRDLYVDWDQKAADIVSHLRMDAGCHPDDPLLSALVGELSVKSEEFRRLWATHDVKEKSHGLKRMRHPLVGDLTLSFETLRLPDDQEQALITYHAEPGSPSADALRLLASWGTDASRSGSVTPRL; encoded by the coding sequence ATGGACGAACAGCCCGAAGCCGTACAGAGGCCGCCGTCGCTCGGCGAGGCCGGAGGTGCCGGGGCCCTGGACCGGCGTGCCGAGCTCAGCGAGTTCCTGCGTTCCCGGCGGGCCCGGCTGAAGCCGGAGGACGTGGGGCTGCCGGCCTTCGGGCGGCAGCGCCGGGTACCCGGGCTGCGCCGCGAGGAACTGGCGCAGCTCGCGGGGGTGTCGGTGGCGTACTACACGCGGCTGGAGCAGGGCAACGGGCGCAATGTGTCGGCGGAGGTGCTCGACGCCATCGCGCGCGCCCTCCGGCTGAACGACGCCGAGCACGCCCATCTCACGCACCTCGCGAAGCCGAAGTCCCACAAGAAGAAGCGGTCGGCCCGTCCGCAGCAGGTGCGGGGGGCGCTGCGGCAGCTGATCGACGCGCTGGACGGCGTCCCGGCGTACGTCACGGGCCGCCGCTCGGACATCCTCGTCTGGAACCGGATGGCGGCGGCGGTGTTCGGGGACTGGTCGGAGCTGCCGGCGCAGGAACGGAACTGGGCGCGGCTGGTGTTCCTGCGGCCCGCCTACCGGGATCTGTATGTCGACTGGGACCAGAAGGCGGCCGACATCGTCAGCCATCTGCGGATGGACGCGGGCTGCCATCCGGACGACCCGCTGCTGTCGGCGTTGGTGGGCGAGTTGTCGGTGAAGAGCGAGGAGTTCCGGCGACTGTGGGCGACCCACGACGTGAAGGAGAAGAGCCACGGGCTGAAGCGCATGCGCCACCCCCTGGTCGGTGACCTCACCCTCTCCTTCGAGACGCTCCGCCTGCCCGACGACCAGGAACAGGCCCTGATCACCTACCACGCCGAACCCGGCTCCCCGTCCGCCGACGCCCTGCGGCTGCTGGCGAGCTGGGGCACGGACGCGTCCCGCTCGGGCTCGGTCACGCCCCGGCTCTAG
- a CDS encoding Ig-like domain-containing protein: MTNSRRRRGLSVASALLGGVLVLSACSGGGGDNASGNDGGDSSQAKVDEAAARKTSEADIKITPKDGSDNASINNSAKVTVSKGTLTEVKMTTSEGTAVEGEISADKKSWAPSVQLERSTNYKITATAQDSEGRKAHENAAFTTVSPANSFIGNFTPEDGSTVGVGMPVSINFDKAITDKVAVQKGITVSTSSGQEVVGHWFNTNRLDFRPEDYWQEGSTVTLKLALDGVEGAEGVYGVQQKTVSFKIGRNQISVVDAKTKQMKVMQDGKVVKTIPISAGSPENKTYEGIMVMSEKFKETRMNGATVGFTDDDGEGEYDIKDVPHAIRLTTSGTFIHGNYWGADSVFGNVNTSHGCVGLNDTKGADDPGTEGAWFYSNSIVGDVVVVENTGDRTVAPDNGLNGWNLSWADWKAGSAV, encoded by the coding sequence ATGACGAACAGTAGGCGGCGCAGGGGCCTGTCGGTCGCGTCCGCACTGCTCGGCGGGGTGCTGGTGCTCTCTGCGTGCAGCGGAGGCGGCGGCGACAACGCGTCCGGGAACGACGGCGGGGACTCCTCGCAGGCCAAGGTCGACGAGGCGGCGGCCAGGAAGACCTCCGAGGCCGACATCAAGATCACCCCGAAGGACGGCTCCGACAACGCCTCCATCAACAACTCGGCCAAGGTCACCGTGAGCAAGGGCACGCTCACGGAGGTGAAGATGACCACCTCCGAGGGGACCGCCGTCGAGGGCGAGATATCCGCGGACAAGAAGAGCTGGGCGCCGAGCGTGCAGCTGGAGCGGTCCACCAACTACAAGATCACCGCCACCGCCCAGGACTCCGAGGGCCGTAAGGCCCACGAGAACGCGGCGTTCACCACGGTCTCGCCCGCCAACAGCTTCATCGGCAACTTCACGCCCGAGGACGGCTCCACCGTCGGCGTGGGCATGCCGGTCTCGATCAACTTCGACAAGGCGATCACCGACAAGGTCGCCGTCCAGAAGGGGATCACCGTCTCCACCAGCTCCGGCCAGGAGGTCGTCGGGCACTGGTTCAACACCAACCGCCTCGACTTCCGTCCCGAGGACTACTGGCAGGAGGGCTCCACCGTCACCCTGAAGCTCGCGCTCGACGGGGTCGAGGGCGCCGAGGGTGTCTACGGTGTGCAGCAGAAGACGGTGTCCTTCAAGATCGGCCGCAACCAGATCTCGGTCGTCGACGCCAAGACCAAGCAGATGAAGGTCATGCAGGACGGCAAGGTCGTCAAGACCATCCCGATATCCGCCGGTTCGCCCGAGAACAAGACCTACGAAGGCATCATGGTGATGTCGGAGAAGTTCAAGGAGACGCGCATGAACGGCGCGACCGTGGGCTTCACCGACGACGACGGCGAGGGCGAGTACGACATCAAGGACGTGCCCCACGCCATCCGCCTCACCACCTCCGGGACGTTCATCCACGGCAACTACTGGGGCGCCGACTCCGTCTTCGGCAACGTCAACACCAGCCACGGCTGTGTCGGTCTGAACGACACCAAGGGCGCCGACGACCCCGGCACCGAGGGCGCGTGGTTCTACAGCAACTCGATCGTCGGTGACGTCGTGGTCGTCGAGAACACCGGCGACAGGACGGTCGCCCCCGACAACGGTCTCAACGGCTGGAACCTGAGCTGGGCCGACTGGAAGGCCGGCTCGGCGGTCTGA
- a CDS encoding cystathionine gamma-synthase, whose protein sequence is MSDTHTSQHFETLAIHAGNTADPLTGAVVPPIYQVSTYKQDGVGGLRGGYEYSRSANPTRTALEENLAALEGGRRGLAFASGLAAEDCLLRTLLSPGDHVVIPNDAYGGTFRLFAKVVSRWGVDWSVADTGDPTAVRAAITPKTKAVWVETPSNPLLGITDIPAVAQVAREAGAKLVVDNTFATPYLQQPLSLGADVVVHSLTKYMGGHSDVVGGALIVGDQELGEELAYHQNAMGAVAGPFDSWLVLRGTKTLAVRMDRHSENATKVADMLTRHPRVSSVLYPGLPEHPGHEVAAKQMKAFGGMVSFRVTGGEEAAVEVCDRAKVFTLGESLGGVESLIEHPGRMTHASVAGSALEVPADLVRLSVGIENVDDLLADLQQALG, encoded by the coding sequence ATGAGCGACACCCACACCAGCCAGCACTTCGAGACCCTCGCGATCCACGCGGGCAACACCGCGGATCCCCTCACCGGCGCGGTCGTCCCGCCGATCTACCAGGTCTCGACCTACAAGCAGGACGGCGTAGGAGGCCTGCGCGGCGGCTACGAGTACAGCCGCAGCGCCAACCCCACCCGCACCGCCCTGGAGGAGAACCTCGCCGCCCTGGAGGGCGGCCGGCGCGGCCTCGCGTTCGCGTCGGGGCTGGCCGCCGAGGACTGCCTGCTGCGTACGCTGCTCAGCCCCGGCGACCACGTGGTCATCCCGAACGACGCCTACGGCGGCACGTTCCGCCTCTTCGCGAAGGTCGTCTCCCGGTGGGGCGTGGACTGGTCCGTCGCCGACACCGGCGACCCCACGGCCGTACGGGCCGCCATCACCCCGAAGACGAAGGCCGTCTGGGTGGAGACCCCCTCCAACCCGCTGCTCGGCATCACCGACATCCCGGCCGTCGCCCAGGTCGCCCGCGAGGCCGGCGCGAAGCTGGTCGTCGACAACACCTTCGCCACCCCCTACCTCCAGCAGCCGCTCTCGCTCGGCGCGGACGTCGTCGTGCACTCGCTCACCAAGTACATGGGCGGCCACTCCGACGTCGTCGGCGGCGCCCTGATCGTCGGCGACCAGGAGCTGGGCGAGGAACTGGCGTACCACCAGAACGCGATGGGCGCGGTCGCCGGGCCCTTCGACTCCTGGCTGGTGCTGCGCGGCACCAAGACGCTCGCCGTCCGCATGGACCGGCACAGCGAGAACGCCACCAAGGTCGCCGACATGCTCACCCGGCACCCGCGCGTGTCCAGCGTGCTCTACCCGGGCCTGCCCGAGCACCCCGGGCACGAGGTCGCCGCCAAGCAGATGAAGGCGTTCGGCGGCATGGTGTCGTTCCGGGTAACCGGCGGCGAGGAGGCGGCCGTCGAGGTCTGCGACCGCGCGAAGGTGTTCACCCTCGGTGAGTCCCTGGGCGGTGTCGAGTCCCTGATCGAGCACCCGGGACGCATGACGCACGCCTCCGTGGCCGGCTCCGCCCTGGAGGTCCCCGCCGACCTCGTACGCCTCTCCGTGGGCATCGAGAACGTCGACGACCTCCTGGCGGACCTCCAGCAGGCCCTGGGCTAG
- a CDS encoding enoyl-CoA hydratase-related protein codes for MGDGAAVGRDGRRYGEFVVVRRHEYVAELVLDRPKAMNAVSTEMARSVAAACAALAADRDVRVVVVTSTHERAFCVGADLKERNSFSDADLVRQRPVARAAYTGVLELPMPAIAAVHGFALGGGFELALSCDLIVADRTAVVGLPEVSVGVIPGGGGTQLLPRRVGAARAAELIFTARRLEAVEAGELGLVDQVVEEGRDRAEALALAARIAANSPVGLRAAKRALRLGHGLDLRAGLDVEDAAWRSVAFSGDRTEGVAAFNEKRKPDWPGE; via the coding sequence ATGGGTGACGGCGCGGCAGTGGGGCGGGACGGGCGGCGGTACGGGGAGTTCGTCGTCGTACGGCGGCACGAGTATGTCGCCGAGCTGGTCCTCGACCGGCCCAAGGCCATGAACGCCGTGTCGACGGAGATGGCCCGTTCCGTCGCGGCGGCGTGCGCGGCGCTGGCCGCCGACCGGGACGTACGCGTGGTCGTGGTGACGTCGACGCATGAGCGGGCGTTCTGCGTGGGGGCGGATCTGAAGGAGCGGAACTCGTTCAGCGACGCCGACCTGGTGCGGCAGCGGCCCGTGGCGCGGGCGGCGTACACCGGCGTGCTGGAGCTGCCGATGCCCGCCATCGCCGCCGTGCACGGCTTCGCGCTGGGCGGCGGCTTCGAACTGGCCCTGTCCTGCGACCTGATCGTGGCCGACCGTACGGCGGTGGTGGGGCTGCCGGAGGTGTCGGTGGGGGTGATTCCCGGCGGCGGGGGCACGCAGTTGCTGCCGCGTCGGGTGGGGGCCGCGCGGGCCGCCGAGCTGATCTTCACGGCGCGGCGGCTGGAGGCGGTCGAGGCGGGGGAGCTGGGGCTCGTGGACCAGGTGGTGGAGGAGGGGCGGGACCGGGCGGAGGCCTTGGCGCTGGCCGCGCGCATCGCCGCGAACTCGCCCGTCGGGCTGCGTGCGGCCAAGCGCGCGCTCCGGCTCGGCCACGGGCTCGACCTGCGCGCCGGGCTGGACGTCGAGGACGCGGCATGGCGTTCGGTGGCCTTCTCGGGAGACCGGACGGAGGGCGTGGCCGCCTTCAACGAGAAGCGGAAGCCCGACTGGCCGGGGGAGTGA
- a CDS encoding LPXTG cell wall anchor domain-containing protein, producing MSVARRASPTARRSLLTATAAGALLGALWFVPSANATQDAPAPRRQTTTTADTTPPGGTTSSGNPSTAQLADTGSPNTTPYVIGGTALLGLGGGFVAYSIRREREVY from the coding sequence GTGTCCGTCGCACGTCGCGCGTCGCCCACCGCCCGCCGGTCCCTGCTGACCGCCACCGCCGCGGGCGCCCTCCTGGGTGCCCTGTGGTTCGTGCCGTCCGCGAACGCGACGCAGGACGCCCCGGCCCCACGCCGGCAGACGACCACGACGGCCGACACGACTCCTCCGGGCGGCACGACTTCTTCGGGCAACCCCAGCACCGCCCAACTCGCCGACACCGGCAGCCCCAACACCACCCCCTACGTCATCGGTGGCACCGCCCTCCTGGGCCTGGGCGGGGGTTTCGTCGCGTACTCGATCCGCCGCGAACGCGAGGTGTACTGA
- a CDS encoding sensor domain-containing diguanylate cyclase, translated as MGEDRRLRAVVALARGMAGAHTPRESWRAAADGACRALSGSFAALSVWERERGVLRVLVNVGNLAADEEEFPEDETYPVHQFPEIAEFLHERWLEGGEPNAWVETAAGPAAGRRPGGYCHQRVAALRRRGRGCCVVAPVVLNGRAWGELYVARPAGEPVFHGDDAAFATVLASVVAAGIAQSERLEEARRLAFTDSLTGLGNRRAVDLRLDEAMEAHRRDGTVISLVVCDLNGLKKVNDTYGHAMGDQLLERFGSVLSRCAAELPKVLAARLGGDEFCLLAVGPSADEVVRVAGDLCVRARALEPGDGVACGVASTGDPIGPLRSARRLFRLADAAQYRAKAAGSVEPVVAGREGDGEEDPVVSLADRPPPPVDPARPGDRRRIRGRRS; from the coding sequence ATGGGTGAGGACAGACGGCTGAGGGCCGTGGTGGCGTTGGCGCGGGGGATGGCGGGGGCGCACACGCCGCGCGAGTCGTGGCGGGCGGCGGCGGACGGGGCGTGCCGGGCGCTGTCCGGGAGCTTCGCCGCGCTGTCCGTGTGGGAGCGGGAGCGGGGGGTGCTGCGGGTGCTGGTCAACGTGGGGAACCTGGCGGCGGACGAGGAGGAGTTCCCCGAGGACGAGACGTACCCGGTGCACCAGTTCCCGGAGATCGCGGAGTTCCTGCACGAGCGGTGGCTGGAGGGCGGTGAGCCCAACGCCTGGGTGGAGACGGCGGCCGGACCGGCCGCCGGGCGGCGCCCCGGCGGCTACTGCCATCAGCGGGTCGCGGCGCTGCGCCGGCGCGGGCGCGGCTGCTGCGTGGTGGCGCCCGTCGTGCTGAACGGCAGGGCGTGGGGCGAGCTGTATGTGGCCCGGCCCGCCGGAGAGCCCGTCTTCCACGGTGACGACGCGGCGTTCGCCACCGTGCTCGCCTCGGTCGTGGCGGCCGGGATCGCGCAGTCCGAGCGGCTGGAGGAGGCCCGGCGGCTGGCCTTCACCGACTCTCTCACGGGGCTGGGCAACCGGCGCGCGGTCGACCTGCGACTGGACGAGGCGATGGAGGCGCACCGGCGCGACGGCACGGTGATCAGCCTCGTCGTCTGCGACCTCAACGGCCTGAAGAAGGTCAACGACACCTACGGGCACGCGATGGGCGACCAGTTGCTGGAACGGTTCGGCTCGGTGCTCTCGCGCTGCGCGGCCGAACTGCCGAAGGTGCTGGCCGCGCGGCTCGGCGGCGACGAGTTCTGTCTGCTCGCCGTCGGGCCGTCGGCGGACGAGGTGGTACGGGTCGCCGGGGACCTCTGCGTACGGGCGCGGGCGCTGGAGCCGGGCGACGGGGTCGCCTGCGGGGTCGCCTCCACCGGGGACCCGATCGGGCCGCTGCGCTCGGCCCGGCGGCTGTTCCGGCTCGCCGACGCCGCGCAGTACCGGGCCAAGGCCGCCGGTTCCGTCGAGCCGGTCGTCGCCGGGCGGGAAGGCGACGGTGAGGAGGACCCCGTGGTCAGCCTCGCCGACCGGCCGCCCCCGCCGGTCGACCCCGCGCGCCCGGGGGACCGGCGCCGCATTCGCGGGCGCCGGTCCTAG
- the msrA gene encoding peptide-methionine (S)-S-oxide reductase MsrA, whose protein sequence is MLFGRTPQLPTPEQALRGRAEPPFTAPDRHTVLGTPLLGPYPEHLETADFGLGCFWGAERTFWQLPAGVWTTLVGYQGGYTENPTYEEVCSGLTGHTEAVRVVHDPSLISYERLLQVFWESHNPTQGYRQGNDVGTQYRSAVYTHTPAQAAAAEASREAYQKVLTTAGHGDITTEILPAEGRPFYPAEAHHQQYLDKNPAGYCGIGGTGVSCPIGVARADG, encoded by the coding sequence ATGCTCTTCGGCCGCACGCCCCAGCTGCCCACCCCCGAGCAGGCGCTGCGTGGCCGCGCCGAGCCGCCGTTCACGGCCCCGGACCGCCACACCGTCCTCGGCACCCCGCTCCTCGGCCCGTACCCCGAGCACCTGGAGACCGCCGACTTCGGCCTCGGCTGCTTCTGGGGCGCCGAGCGTACGTTCTGGCAGCTCCCGGCAGGCGTGTGGACGACCCTCGTCGGCTACCAGGGCGGCTACACGGAGAACCCCACCTACGAAGAGGTCTGCTCCGGCCTGACGGGCCACACCGAGGCCGTCCGAGTCGTCCACGACCCCTCCCTGATCTCCTACGAGCGCCTCCTCCAGGTCTTCTGGGAGTCCCACAACCCCACGCAGGGCTACCGCCAGGGCAACGACGTCGGCACGCAGTACCGCTCCGCCGTCTACACCCACACCCCGGCCCAGGCCGCAGCCGCCGAAGCCTCCCGCGAGGCCTACCAGAAGGTCCTCACCACCGCCGGCCACGGCGACATCACCACCGAGATCCTCCCGGCCGAGGGCCGCCCCTTCTACCCTGCCGAGGCGCACCACCAGCAGTACCTGGACAAGAACCCGGCGGGCTACTGCGGCATCGGCGGCACGGGGGTGTCCTGCCCGATCGGCGTGGCCAGGGCCGATGGCTGA
- a CDS encoding adenylate/guanylate cyclase domain-containing protein produces the protein MSVEDTGSGTDAHGRVDPPGADAGEEDPLALRLEGLILGAERRYTPFQAARSAGVSMELASRFWRAMGFADIGQAKALTEADVLALRRLAGLVEAGLLSEAMAVQVARSTGQTTARLAEWQIDSFLEGLTEPPEPGMTRTEVTYPLVELLLPELEEFLVYVWRRQLAAATGRVVQAADDEEMVDRRLAVCFADLVGFTRLTRRMEEEELGELVEAFETTAADLVAANGGRLVKTLGDEVLYATDDAGVAAEIALRLIETMANDETMPELRVGMAFGTVTTRMGDVFGSTVNLASRLTSIAPKDAVLVDGAFAEELTRTGEAPASEADAAEAAAAAEKEGEELPTYRFALQPMWQRPVRGLGVVQPWLLTRRPGRA, from the coding sequence GTGAGCGTCGAGGACACGGGCTCCGGCACGGACGCGCACGGCCGAGTCGACCCGCCGGGCGCGGACGCCGGCGAGGAGGACCCGCTGGCGCTGCGGCTCGAAGGGCTCATCCTCGGTGCCGAGCGCCGCTACACCCCTTTCCAGGCGGCGCGCAGCGCGGGCGTCTCCATGGAGCTGGCGTCCCGCTTCTGGCGGGCGATGGGCTTCGCGGACATCGGCCAGGCCAAGGCGCTGACCGAGGCGGACGTGCTGGCGCTGCGACGGCTCGCCGGTCTCGTCGAGGCGGGGCTGCTGAGTGAGGCCATGGCGGTACAGGTGGCCCGTTCCACCGGGCAGACCACGGCGCGGCTCGCCGAGTGGCAGATCGACTCCTTCCTGGAGGGCCTGACCGAGCCGCCGGAGCCGGGCATGACCCGTACCGAGGTGACGTACCCCCTGGTCGAGCTGTTGCTGCCGGAGCTGGAGGAGTTCCTCGTCTACGTCTGGCGGCGGCAGCTCGCCGCCGCGACGGGGCGGGTCGTGCAGGCGGCCGACGACGAGGAGATGGTCGACCGGCGGCTGGCGGTCTGCTTCGCCGATCTCGTCGGCTTCACGCGCCTGACCCGGCGCATGGAGGAGGAGGAGCTCGGTGAACTCGTCGAGGCCTTCGAGACGACGGCGGCGGACCTGGTGGCCGCGAACGGCGGCCGGCTCGTCAAGACCCTGGGCGACGAGGTCCTGTACGCCACCGATGACGCCGGCGTGGCCGCGGAGATCGCCCTGCGGCTCATCGAGACCATGGCAAACGACGAGACCATGCCCGAGCTGCGCGTCGGCATGGCCTTCGGCACGGTGACGACCCGGATGGGCGACGTCTTCGGTTCGACCGTGAACCTCGCGAGCCGGCTCACCTCGATAGCGCCCAAGGACGCGGTCCTCGTCGACGGCGCCTTCGCCGAGGAACTCACCCGCACCGGTGAGGCCCCCGCATCCGAGGCCGATGCCGCCGAGGCCGCTGCTGCCGCCGAGAAGGAGGGCGAGGAGCTTCCCACCTACCGCTTCGCCCTCCAGCCGATGTGGCAACGGCCCGTGCGCGGGTTGGGCGTGGTCCAGCCGTGGCTGCTGACGCGCAGGCCGGGGAGGGCGTGA
- a CDS encoding NAD(P)-dependent alcohol dehydrogenase gives MTTTVAAYAAPAAKAPLERTTIERREVGEFDVLIDIKYAGICHSDIHQAREGWGEAIFPMVPGHEIAGVVEAVGSGVTKFTVGDNVGVGCMVDSCRACENCEAGLEQYCLKGNVGTYNAIGKDGEPTYGGYAEKIVVDEAFTVRVPDGISLDEAAPLLCAGITTYSPLRHWNVGPGRKVAVVGLGGLGHMGVKLAAALGAEVTVLSQSLRKKDDGLRLGASHYYATSDEATFEELRGSFDLILSTVSAPLNLDLYLSLLKTDGTFVNVGGPEEPVALNLFSLIAGRKTLAGSGIGGIRETQEMLDFCAAHGLGAEIELIRADQINEAYERVLASDVRYRFVIDTATI, from the coding sequence ATGACCACCACTGTTGCCGCCTACGCTGCCCCCGCCGCCAAGGCCCCGCTGGAGCGCACCACCATCGAGCGCCGTGAAGTCGGTGAGTTCGATGTTCTGATCGACATCAAGTACGCCGGTATCTGTCACTCCGACATCCACCAGGCCCGCGAGGGCTGGGGTGAGGCGATCTTCCCGATGGTCCCGGGCCACGAGATCGCCGGTGTCGTCGAGGCCGTCGGTTCCGGCGTCACCAAGTTCACCGTCGGCGACAACGTCGGCGTCGGCTGCATGGTCGACTCCTGCCGTGCGTGCGAGAACTGCGAGGCGGGCCTGGAGCAGTACTGCCTCAAGGGCAACGTCGGCACGTACAACGCCATCGGAAAGGACGGCGAGCCCACCTACGGCGGCTACGCGGAGAAGATCGTCGTCGACGAGGCATTCACCGTACGCGTCCCCGACGGCATATCCCTCGACGAGGCCGCGCCCCTGCTGTGCGCCGGCATCACCACGTACTCCCCGCTCAGGCACTGGAACGTCGGGCCGGGCAGGAAGGTCGCCGTCGTCGGTCTCGGGGGCCTCGGCCACATGGGCGTGAAGCTCGCCGCCGCCCTCGGCGCCGAGGTGACGGTCCTCTCCCAGTCCCTCCGAAAGAAGGACGACGGCCTCAGGCTGGGCGCGAGCCACTACTACGCGACCAGCGACGAGGCGACCTTCGAGGAACTGCGCGGCTCCTTCGACCTGATCCTCTCGACGGTCTCGGCCCCGCTGAACCTGGACCTCTACCTGTCCCTGCTGAAGACGGACGGCACCTTCGTGAACGTCGGCGGCCCCGAGGAGCCCGTCGCCCTCAACCTCTTCTCCCTCATCGCCGGCCGCAAGACCCTCGCGGGCTCCGGCATCGGCGGCATCCGGGAAACCCAGGAGATGCTCGACTTCTGCGCCGCGCACGGCCTCGGCGCAGAGATCGAACTCATCCGCGCGGACCAGATCAACGAGGCGTACGAGCGGGTGCTGGCGAGCGATGTCCGCTACCGGTTCGTGATCGACACGGCGACGATCTGA
- a CDS encoding biotin--[acetyl-CoA-carboxylase] ligase — MTPRDASDDKPGHSDDSSGSRWSDLDRPPLNSAALRRALVRQGGLWSSLDVVSAIGSTNTDLAGRADRLPEGAVLVAEKQDAGRGRLDRTWTAPARSGLFFSVLLKPGEVPVERWGWLPLLTGVAVATGLSRAAGVDTALKWPNDLLVTVGGEERKAGGVLAERAGAEGVVIGIGVNVSLREDELPVPGAGSLVLAGALTTDRDPLLRAVLRSLEGWYGRWRAAGGDPSVSGLQEAYAAGCATLGRKVRAELPGDRSVVGEAVAVDGDGRLVLATEDGMQEPVGAGDIVHLRPV; from the coding sequence ATGACGCCGCGAGATGCCTCAGACGACAAGCCCGGCCACTCCGACGACTCCAGCGGCAGCCGGTGGTCCGACCTGGACCGGCCGCCCCTCAACTCCGCCGCGCTGCGCCGGGCGCTGGTCCGGCAGGGCGGGCTGTGGAGTTCCCTGGACGTCGTGTCGGCCATCGGCTCCACCAACACCGACCTCGCGGGGCGCGCCGACCGGCTGCCCGAGGGGGCCGTGCTCGTCGCCGAGAAGCAGGACGCGGGGCGCGGGCGCCTCGACCGGACGTGGACCGCGCCCGCGCGTTCCGGACTCTTCTTCTCCGTCCTCCTCAAGCCGGGCGAGGTGCCCGTCGAGCGCTGGGGCTGGCTGCCGCTCCTCACCGGCGTCGCCGTGGCGACCGGGCTGTCCCGCGCCGCCGGGGTCGACACGGCACTCAAGTGGCCCAACGACCTGCTGGTGACCGTGGGCGGCGAGGAGCGCAAGGCCGGCGGTGTCCTCGCGGAGCGCGCCGGCGCGGAGGGCGTGGTGATCGGTATCGGTGTCAACGTCAGCCTGCGGGAGGACGAGCTGCCGGTCCCCGGGGCCGGGTCGCTGGTGCTCGCGGGCGCGCTGACCACCGACCGCGATCCGCTGCTGCGGGCCGTGCTGCGGTCCCTGGAGGGCTGGTATGGGCGGTGGCGGGCCGCCGGCGGTGATCCGTCGGTGAGCGGTCTTCAGGAGGCGTACGCCGCCGGGTGCGCGACCCTGGGACGGAAGGTGCGGGCCGAGCTGCCCGGAGACCGGTCGGTCGTGGGGGAGGCCGTGGCGGTGGACGGGGACGGGCGGCTCGTGCTCGCGACGGAGGACGGCATGCAGGAACCGGTGGGAGCGGGGGACATCGTGCACCTGCGGCCTGTGTGA